In the genome of Streptomyces collinus, one region contains:
- a CDS encoding Gfo/Idh/MocA family protein produces MGQPQEQPEGTEAGKPPLRVGMVGYAFMGAAHSQGWRTAGRVFDLPLNPVQAVICGRDDAAVRVAASRHGWASTETDWRALVERDDVDLVDICTPGDSHAEIALAALAAGKHVLCEKPLANTVEEAASMVRAAEEAHARGQMAMVGFNYRRVPATAQARRMVAEGRLGRLRHVRVTYLQDWLVDPQFPLTWRLRREQAGSGSLGDLGAHIVDLAQYLVGEPLAGVSALTETFVRERPLPTGATSGLSAVTSAGTGQVTVDDAALFTARFPSGALASFEATRYATGRKNALRIELNGERGSLAFDLERLNELSFHDATEPGAEAGFRRILVTEPDHPYLDAWWPPGHGLGYEHTFVHQARDLVHAIAEGRRPEPSFADGLQVQRVLAAVEESAEKNSVYTPIAV; encoded by the coding sequence ATGGGACAGCCGCAGGAGCAGCCGGAGGGGACCGAGGCGGGCAAGCCACCCCTGCGCGTGGGGATGGTGGGCTACGCCTTCATGGGGGCCGCCCACTCCCAGGGCTGGCGGACCGCGGGCCGCGTCTTCGACCTGCCGCTGAACCCCGTGCAGGCCGTGATCTGCGGCCGGGACGACGCCGCCGTCCGCGTGGCGGCATCCCGGCACGGCTGGGCCTCCACCGAGACCGACTGGCGGGCCCTCGTCGAGCGCGACGACGTCGACCTCGTCGACATCTGCACCCCCGGCGACAGCCACGCCGAGATCGCCCTGGCCGCCCTGGCCGCCGGCAAGCACGTGCTGTGCGAGAAGCCGCTGGCCAACACCGTCGAGGAAGCCGCCTCCATGGTGCGGGCGGCCGAGGAGGCGCACGCCCGCGGCCAGATGGCGATGGTCGGCTTCAACTACCGCCGGGTGCCCGCGACCGCCCAGGCCCGCCGCATGGTCGCCGAGGGCCGCCTGGGCAGGCTGCGGCACGTGCGCGTGACGTATCTCCAGGACTGGCTGGTCGACCCGCAGTTCCCGCTGACCTGGCGACTGCGCAGGGAGCAGGCGGGCTCGGGATCGCTCGGCGACCTGGGCGCGCACATCGTCGACCTCGCGCAGTACCTGGTGGGGGAGCCGCTGGCGGGCGTCTCCGCGCTGACGGAGACCTTCGTGCGGGAACGGCCCCTGCCCACCGGCGCGACGAGCGGGCTGTCCGCCGTCACGTCCGCCGGCACCGGCCAGGTCACCGTCGACGACGCCGCCCTGTTCACGGCCCGCTTCCCCTCCGGCGCCCTCGCCTCCTTCGAGGCCACCCGCTACGCCACCGGCCGCAAGAACGCCCTGCGCATCGAACTCAACGGCGAGCGCGGCTCGCTCGCCTTCGATCTGGAGCGGCTCAACGAGCTGTCCTTCCACGACGCCACCGAGCCCGGCGCCGAGGCCGGCTTCCGCCGCATCCTCGTCACCGAACCCGACCACCCCTACCTGGACGCCTGGTGGCCGCCGGGCCACGGCCTCGGCTACGAGCACACCTTCGTCCACCAGGCACGCGACCTCGTCCACGCCATCGCCGAGGGCCGCCGCCCCGAACCCTCCTTCGCCGACGGGCTGCAGGTGCAGCGCGTGCTCGCGGCGGTGGAGGAGAGCGCCGAGAAGAACTCCGTCTACACACCGATCGCGGTCTGA